The Fusibacter sp. A1 genome has a segment encoding these proteins:
- a CDS encoding methionine ABC transporter permease encodes MFLDLIEPTLQTLYMVVVSSVFASLLGFPIGILLAVSGEDGLMPNRVIQSILGSVVNMTRSIPFIILMILLFPLTRMMVGKTIGTTATIVPLAIGAAPFVGRVIESALKEVDKGVIEAVRAMGASKSQIIVKVMLPEALPAIVSGLTLTIVGQIGYSAMAGAIGGGGLGDLAIRYGLHRYEMNVLISAVIVIVVLVQVVQFSGNTLANNIIKHR; translated from the coding sequence TCGAACCTACACTGCAAACCCTCTATATGGTGGTTGTGTCATCGGTATTTGCGTCTCTGCTTGGTTTTCCGATTGGAATTTTACTGGCAGTCAGCGGCGAGGACGGTCTGATGCCAAATAGGGTGATCCAGTCAATATTGGGGAGTGTGGTCAATATGACACGTTCAATCCCTTTTATTATATTAATGATTTTACTTTTCCCGCTTACCAGAATGATGGTGGGAAAGACAATAGGTACTACTGCTACGATCGTACCGCTTGCAATTGGAGCGGCCCCATTTGTAGGAAGAGTTATCGAAAGTGCATTGAAGGAGGTTGATAAAGGAGTTATTGAAGCGGTACGGGCGATGGGGGCATCTAAATCACAGATTATTGTGAAGGTGATGTTACCAGAAGCGTTGCCTGCGATCGTATCCGGCTTGACACTTACCATTGTCGGTCAGATCGGTTATTCCGCAATGGCTGGTGCCATTGGTGGAGGAGGACTTGGCGATCTGGCGATACGATATGGATTACATAGGTATGAAATGAATGTACTTATCAGTGCCGTTATCGTAATTGTAGTACTTGTTCAGGTCGTTCAGTTTAGTGGTAACACGTTAGCAAACAATATTATAAAACATCGATGA
- a CDS encoding ABC transporter substrate-binding protein: protein MKKIGLVMLLCLSILFTGCSTEKKDTTTVKVAVQYGLAYAPLAICQELQLIEKENPSISVEWIQLNNTAAIREAMLSGDLDIGFLGIPPFLIGYENGMPWKLFTGLSESPLGLMTNQMQVESLTDLNGEAKIALPQPGSIQHILLMMAAKKQLGDSTFYDESLLSVKHPDGMELLLNSNEIDAHFTSPPYLFEEKKLGMNEVLSGEEAFGGEFTFIVGAVYPSEKMNDAVISDINQAIIKAQAFIKENPDQSAALLGKAFNLDESVIHEYLYDMGLVYDQTIKGLDYFVEFMKEEQFLKGTYTKDELVWNPEDEQ from the coding sequence GTGAAGAAAATCGGACTGGTGATGCTGTTATGTTTAAGTATTTTGTTCACGGGGTGTTCTACTGAAAAGAAGGACACGACCACTGTGAAAGTCGCGGTGCAATATGGTCTAGCCTATGCGCCACTCGCGATTTGTCAGGAGTTGCAGCTGATTGAAAAAGAGAATCCGTCGATTAGTGTCGAATGGATTCAGCTTAACAACACGGCGGCAATCAGAGAAGCCATGCTTTCAGGCGATTTGGACATCGGGTTTTTGGGTATTCCTCCTTTTCTTATCGGTTATGAGAACGGTATGCCATGGAAACTTTTCACAGGATTAAGCGAGTCTCCTCTAGGCCTGATGACAAATCAGATGCAGGTGGAGTCGTTGACAGACTTAAATGGTGAGGCTAAAATCGCCCTGCCTCAGCCTGGCAGCATTCAGCATATCCTGCTGATGATGGCTGCAAAAAAGCAACTTGGCGATTCGACATTCTATGACGAGTCACTGCTGTCTGTAAAGCATCCAGATGGCATGGAATTACTGTTAAACAGCAATGAAATCGATGCGCATTTCACATCGCCTCCTTACCTATTTGAAGAAAAAAAGCTTGGAATGAACGAAGTACTTTCGGGTGAAGAAGCTTTTGGTGGCGAATTCACCTTTATCGTAGGAGCCGTTTATCCTTCTGAGAAGATGAACGACGCTGTAATAAGCGATATCAATCAGGCAATCATCAAGGCGCAAGCCTTCATCAAGGAGAATCCTGATCAAAGTGCCGCCTTGCTTGGCAAAGCCTTCAACCTTGACGAAAGCGTCATACATGAATACCTTTACGATATGGGTCTGGTGTATGATCAGACGATTAAGGGACTTGATTACTTTGTCGAATTCATGAAAGAAGAGCAGTTTTTGAAAGGCACTTATACCAAAGATGAATTGGTATGGAATCCAGAAGATGAACAGTAA
- a CDS encoding FAD-dependent oxidoreductase, translating into MSREKKIEHYDVVIIGGGAAGLTAGIYAGRAKLKTILIEKALVGGLATYTNEIANYPGFPGEPKGEHITDQMKQQAKDMGVEFKLTDVKHVDLEGDEKIVETFRNKYIAKTVILATGGRPRVTGALNEENYLFDKGISFCATCDAASNTDKHVVVIGSGDAAIEEGMFLTKFANKVTVSVMHDEGKMDCNEIAKAQALANPKMEFVWNTVVDAFEGEGHLERVILKNVKTGERLPITCDNCFEFIGYIPNTELFKNMIQLTPQGYIVTNDKMETSIPGVFACGDVRDKWLKQVATAVGDGAIAGYAAEKYIAETEAFEQIIEATADKAGLIYLYNAIDAPSRDFLTTIEQYETTRKNEVAVTRIDVYKSKGLADRFGVEKFPAAVAIKNKEVLVVCYDELCKDGFCTTIFDNMIEKSLVIPS; encoded by the coding sequence ATGAGTAGAGAAAAAAAAATAGAACATTATGATGTTGTCATCATCGGTGGCGGCGCCGCCGGTCTGACTGCAGGTATTTATGCAGGTAGAGCGAAGTTAAAGACAATTCTTATAGAAAAAGCTTTAGTGGGTGGTCTTGCAACCTATACAAATGAAATCGCAAACTACCCCGGTTTTCCTGGCGAACCTAAGGGCGAGCATATTACAGACCAAATGAAACAACAGGCAAAAGACATGGGAGTGGAATTCAAGCTCACAGATGTCAAACACGTCGACCTTGAAGGCGATGAAAAGATTGTTGAAACCTTCAGAAACAAATACATCGCAAAAACAGTGATTCTTGCAACGGGTGGCAGACCTCGCGTTACTGGTGCGCTCAACGAAGAAAACTATCTGTTCGATAAGGGTATTTCATTCTGCGCGACTTGCGACGCCGCATCCAATACGGATAAACACGTCGTAGTCATCGGTAGCGGCGATGCTGCCATTGAAGAAGGAATGTTTCTGACTAAGTTTGCAAATAAAGTTACTGTATCTGTCATGCACGACGAAGGTAAAATGGACTGTAATGAGATCGCCAAAGCCCAGGCACTGGCAAATCCTAAAATGGAGTTCGTTTGGAACACGGTTGTCGACGCATTTGAAGGTGAAGGCCATTTGGAAAGGGTCATCCTTAAAAATGTGAAAACAGGTGAGCGCTTACCGATTACCTGTGACAACTGCTTTGAATTTATCGGTTACATACCAAACACGGAGTTGTTCAAAAATATGATCCAGCTTACTCCACAAGGGTACATTGTCACAAACGACAAGATGGAGACCTCTATTCCTGGTGTATTCGCCTGTGGTGATGTTAGAGACAAATGGCTTAAGCAAGTAGCTACAGCTGTTGGTGATGGAGCAATTGCAGGTTATGCCGCAGAAAAATACATCGCCGAAACGGAAGCCTTTGAGCAAATCATCGAAGCCACAGCAGACAAAGCTGGTCTAATTTACCTCTACAATGCAATCGATGCGCCATCACGTGACTTTTTGACTACCATCGAGCAGTACGAAACAACACGCAAAAACGAAGTAGCTGTCACCAGAATCGACGTTTACAAGTCAAAAGGACTTGCCGATCGATTTGGTGTAGAAAAGTTCCCTGCTGCTGTCGCTATCAAGAATAAAGAAGTACTTGTCGTATGCTATGACGAATTATGCAAAGATGGCTTCTGTACTACCATCTTTGATAACATGATTGAAAAATCTTTAGTAATACCATCTTAA
- a CDS encoding ABC transporter permease has product MNSNKGNLYVVAGLLVLLEVAVRLGVISKLYFPAPTSILTSLIEDLVSGQLIGHVVTSLVLLIIGLFLSCVLSIILAMLSEKSKRFQEVCVGLSSIASPIPGAAILPLFIIWFGIGTSASLAVIMHAVVWPYYKTLHIAMKSQPPIYKQVAQAYGIKGLRKFLLVDAYAILASALDGFRAAWARAWRALITTEMIFGAIGNSGGIGWYIFKSRVFMDTSRLYAGLLIVVLIGYLTETYLFDLIESKTLVKWGMMEASDDRA; this is encoded by the coding sequence ATGAACAGTAATAAAGGGAATCTATATGTAGTTGCTGGCCTACTAGTCCTTCTTGAAGTGGCAGTGAGACTCGGAGTCATCTCAAAGCTGTACTTTCCTGCTCCAACTTCGATTTTAACTAGCCTAATTGAGGACCTTGTCAGCGGACAATTGATTGGTCATGTGGTCACAAGCCTGGTGCTCCTCATCATAGGTTTGTTTCTCTCGTGCGTTTTGAGTATCATACTTGCGATGCTCAGTGAAAAATCAAAGCGGTTTCAAGAAGTGTGCGTTGGGTTAAGTTCAATCGCAAGTCCTATACCTGGGGCGGCGATACTTCCCTTATTTATTATCTGGTTTGGAATTGGAACGAGCGCTTCACTCGCTGTGATCATGCACGCCGTAGTTTGGCCATATTATAAGACGCTTCACATTGCGATGAAAAGCCAGCCCCCGATTTACAAGCAAGTTGCGCAAGCCTATGGCATAAAGGGATTAAGAAAATTTTTACTCGTTGACGCATATGCTATTCTGGCTTCCGCGCTAGATGGTTTTAGAGCCGCTTGGGCTAGAGCTTGGAGAGCGCTAATTACAACAGAAATGATATTTGGTGCGATAGGAAACAGTGGTGGCATAGGCTGGTATATTTTTAAAAGTCGAGTATTCATGGATACGTCAAGGCTCTATGCGGGACTTTTGATTGTAGTCCTGATTGGATATTTAACAGAGACTTATCTGTTTGATCTTATTGAGTCAAAAACGCTGGTCAAATGGGGAATGATGGAGGCAAGTGATGATCGAGCTTAA
- a CDS encoding sulfurtransferase TusA family protein: MKEVVLECFGEACPVPLVKAQNQIKDMEIGDILIVQIDHSCAMKNIPDWARGDGHNVEVEEVDDGEWEVIIEKVK; encoded by the coding sequence ATGAAGGAAGTAGTATTAGAATGTTTTGGCGAAGCGTGTCCAGTACCATTAGTAAAGGCACAAAATCAAATTAAGGATATGGAGATTGGCGATATCCTAATCGTTCAAATCGACCACAGCTGCGCAATGAAAAACATCCCGGATTGGGCACGTGGCGACGGTCATAATGTTGAAGTAGAAGAAGTTGACGATGGAGAATGGGAAGTTATCATCGAGAAGGTAAAATAA
- a CDS encoding MetQ/NlpA family ABC transporter substrate-binding protein, giving the protein MKTLKLVVTLGLVLALLVGCQGTSSEKIILKVGASPVPHAELLELVKEDLATEGIELDIIEFTDYVQPNLALAQGDLDANFFQHVPYQNNFAAEHGLELAAIASVHVEPLGLYSDKVKSIAELKEGSTIAIPADAVNGGRALILLEQSGLIKLADSTNLEATEKDIVENQHQFNFVAVEAAQLPRVLQDVDAAIINGNYALEAGFVPTSDAILLEGSESPYANVITVRAGEENNETYVKLVKALQSDKVVEFINENYGGGVVPAFN; this is encoded by the coding sequence ATGAAAACATTAAAACTTGTAGTTACATTAGGATTGGTACTAGCTTTACTTGTAGGGTGCCAAGGTACATCTAGCGAGAAAATCATCTTAAAAGTAGGCGCATCACCAGTACCTCATGCGGAGCTACTTGAACTTGTGAAGGAAGATCTGGCAACTGAAGGAATTGAACTGGATATTATCGAGTTTACGGATTATGTTCAGCCAAACTTAGCGCTTGCGCAGGGGGATTTGGATGCGAACTTCTTCCAGCATGTGCCTTATCAAAATAATTTTGCAGCAGAGCATGGTCTTGAACTTGCTGCGATCGCTTCTGTTCATGTCGAGCCGCTTGGTCTCTATTCTGATAAAGTGAAATCTATCGCTGAGTTAAAAGAGGGCAGCACGATCGCCATCCCTGCGGATGCTGTGAACGGCGGAAGAGCACTGATCCTTTTAGAACAGTCAGGTCTCATTAAGTTAGCGGATTCCACTAATCTTGAAGCGACAGAAAAAGACATTGTCGAGAATCAGCATCAGTTTAACTTTGTCGCCGTTGAAGCTGCTCAGTTGCCAAGAGTGCTTCAGGATGTGGATGCCGCGATCATCAATGGGAACTATGCCTTAGAAGCTGGTTTTGTACCGACAAGTGATGCGATCCTGCTAGAAGGCAGCGAGTCGCCGTATGCGAATGTCATCACGGTTAGAGCCGGTGAAGAAAACAATGAAACCTATGTGAAGCTTGTCAAAGCCTTGCAATCGGATAAGGTTGTCGAGTTTATCAATGAAAACTATGGTGGTGGAGTAGTCCCTGCATTCAATTAG
- a CDS encoding ATP-grasp domain-containing protein, with translation MNVMILGGGANQLSAIKMLKELGHRVIVSDYTNDSPGKEVADHSVFADTFSYEESLEAALESGAEAVLVTATDQPVLTAAKMCEKLSFPFQVSGETAHQVTNKKAMKHRLNHAKIPTLKCIYLDEDTTLAVFQSFHYPAVLKPADSQGQRGIFKVDSAEEAFLKFKESLTYSRTGEVLLEEYYENQEVTVSGWVAYSEATVLTITDRVTFDDTDKLGICISHEHPTVHLQKWGRELESLSKAIVEAFEIQQGPFYFQFLIGSRGIVVNEIACRIGGAHEDQFIKELTGFDILKAQIDLITGEHMDTELLADYDFYENTSQLTVQLFFASPGKVQRITPRKDILQLEGVLDFKCHYKVGDQIPDIRNASARAGYLILKAPTEQKLIERIEAFNRQFEIRGIDNENLYRHGKRGNRK, from the coding sequence ATGAACGTGATGATTTTGGGCGGAGGGGCAAATCAGCTCTCTGCCATAAAAATGCTTAAAGAACTCGGTCATCGAGTGATTGTAAGCGATTATACGAATGACTCCCCCGGTAAAGAGGTGGCAGACCACTCAGTTTTCGCCGATACCTTCAGCTATGAGGAAAGCCTTGAGGCAGCACTTGAAAGCGGCGCTGAAGCGGTGCTTGTGACAGCGACTGATCAACCTGTACTTACAGCTGCAAAAATGTGTGAGAAGTTAAGCTTTCCTTTTCAAGTAAGTGGAGAAACGGCCCATCAGGTCACCAATAAGAAAGCGATGAAGCATCGACTAAACCATGCAAAGATTCCGACTCTAAAGTGCATCTATCTAGATGAGGATACCACACTTGCAGTATTTCAGTCGTTTCACTATCCGGCTGTTTTAAAGCCAGCGGATTCCCAGGGGCAGAGGGGGATTTTCAAGGTGGACAGCGCTGAAGAGGCTTTTTTAAAATTCAAGGAATCCCTAACCTATTCAAGAACAGGAGAAGTACTTTTAGAAGAGTACTATGAAAATCAGGAAGTCACTGTCAGTGGATGGGTAGCGTACTCAGAGGCAACTGTGCTCACAATTACCGACAGGGTGACATTTGACGATACTGATAAGTTAGGGATCTGCATCTCTCATGAGCATCCGACGGTGCACCTGCAAAAGTGGGGCAGAGAGTTGGAGAGTCTGTCAAAAGCCATAGTGGAAGCCTTCGAAATTCAACAAGGTCCTTTCTATTTTCAGTTTCTAATAGGAAGCCGAGGCATTGTCGTCAATGAAATCGCATGTAGAATCGGTGGAGCCCACGAAGATCAGTTTATCAAGGAACTAACAGGTTTTGATATCTTAAAGGCTCAAATCGACTTGATAACTGGTGAACACATGGATACAGAATTGCTCGCCGATTACGATTTTTATGAAAACACATCCCAATTAACGGTACAATTATTTTTCGCAAGTCCAGGTAAAGTGCAAAGGATCACTCCCCGTAAAGACATCCTGCAGCTTGAAGGGGTACTTGATTTCAAGTGTCACTATAAGGTAGGGGACCAGATACCTGACATAAGGAACGCATCCGCCAGAGCAGGGTATCTCATTTTGAAAGCGCCTACCGAGCAAAAATTGATTGAAAGAATTGAAGCCTTTAACAGGCAATTTGAAATACGTGGCATTGATAATGAAAATCTATACAGGCATGGAAAGAGAGGAAATAGAAAGTGA
- a CDS encoding YeeE/YedE thiosulfate transporter family protein: protein MSESTGTSSIRRSSSRAPRKPKPNQIPFGFLLAVLMIAVAVGLATKSAMMVFFWITGIAFGFILQRARFCFTASMRDPYLTGGTALTRAVIVALILTTIGFTAIKYGYFSQGLPIPGMSYVVPISFATLAGAFMFGIGMVIAGGCASGTLMRVGEGFAMNVISLIFFIVGSLWGANNFEFWKFNFISKGKAVFLPDVFGWLGAVVVQLTVLALLYVAAVKYEKKRSQSTENQGGTNNEGSSIRMFWRSVSSTISKGTKSN, encoded by the coding sequence ATGTCCGAATCAACGGGAACTAGCTCAATTAGACGCTCAAGCTCTCGCGCACCACGTAAGCCCAAGCCCAATCAAATACCCTTTGGTTTTCTCTTAGCGGTACTTATGATTGCAGTTGCTGTCGGACTTGCGACAAAATCGGCAATGATGGTCTTCTTCTGGATTACCGGCATTGCATTCGGTTTTATTTTACAACGAGCAAGATTTTGCTTTACAGCTTCTATGAGAGATCCCTACTTAACCGGGGGAACAGCCTTGACAAGAGCCGTCATTGTCGCCTTAATCCTAACAACGATAGGTTTTACTGCAATCAAATACGGATACTTTTCACAAGGTTTACCGATACCGGGTATGAGTTATGTCGTTCCAATCAGCTTTGCCACCCTTGCAGGTGCTTTCATGTTTGGAATCGGTATGGTTATCGCCGGAGGTTGCGCTTCAGGTACGCTAATGCGCGTCGGTGAAGGATTTGCAATGAACGTTATCTCACTCATCTTCTTTATAGTAGGATCACTATGGGGTGCGAATAACTTCGAGTTTTGGAAGTTTAACTTTATTTCAAAAGGAAAAGCTGTATTCCTTCCAGACGTATTCGGCTGGCTGGGAGCAGTAGTCGTTCAACTGACTGTTCTAGCGCTACTTTATGTTGCGGCAGTCAAATACGAGAAAAAGCGTTCACAATCAACTGAAAATCAAGGAGGAACAAACAATGAAGGAAGTAGTATTAGAATGTTTTGGCGAAGCGTGTCCAGTACCATTAGTAAAGGCACAAAATCAAATTAA
- a CDS encoding LysR family transcriptional regulator, with the protein MNIESLKLFQQVVEAKSISKVAQHAHISQSALSQMIGRIEDELGHRLLIRSNSGVVPTEMGEVVLKYSENISLNYQKMLEEMVRLEKKLDTVRINASWSLVNYSLPCTLYRVKKKFSTHKYELISSSNDKTIRDITNDICDIGFVSCEINDKKLNVHRIGLEKVVLVASYNSEIPESIALEDLKKYEFVTLRNIDSINSCLNRELIQAGLAFDDLKIIFDVDSISAVKASIENNYGVSFLPYTAVKRELYEKRYRIVEVDGLNMDYSIYMVSKLLNKVSASVKESVEAFIEIGKEGFC; encoded by the coding sequence ATGAACATTGAATCGTTAAAACTATTTCAGCAGGTAGTGGAGGCAAAAAGTATCTCGAAAGTTGCTCAACATGCGCATATATCACAATCGGCTTTGAGTCAAATGATAGGTAGGATAGAAGACGAGCTTGGTCATAGACTGCTGATTCGATCAAACAGCGGTGTGGTTCCAACAGAAATGGGTGAGGTCGTTTTAAAGTATTCTGAAAACATCAGTTTGAACTATCAGAAGATGCTTGAGGAAATGGTTCGACTTGAAAAAAAACTGGATACCGTTAGGATCAATGCCTCGTGGAGTCTTGTCAATTATTCGCTGCCCTGTACCCTATACCGTGTAAAAAAGAAGTTTAGCACCCATAAATATGAATTGATTTCGAGTAGTAACGATAAGACAATCAGAGACATCACCAATGATATCTGCGACATCGGATTTGTGAGTTGTGAGATTAACGATAAAAAGCTAAATGTCCACAGGATAGGACTTGAGAAGGTGGTTCTCGTAGCTTCTTATAATAGTGAGATTCCAGAAAGCATCGCTCTTGAAGACCTTAAGAAATATGAGTTTGTCACACTAAGAAATATTGATAGCATCAATTCCTGCTTGAACAGGGAACTGATACAAGCGGGACTCGCCTTTGACGATTTAAAGATCATCTTTGACGTCGATTCGATTTCTGCTGTCAAAGCATCGATAGAAAATAATTATGGCGTTTCGTTTTTGCCTTATACGGCGGTAAAACGTGAATTGTATGAAAAAAGATATCGCATTGTGGAAGTAGATGGCTTGAATATGGATTACTCGATCTACATGGTGAGTAAGCTGCTGAATAAGGTAAGTGCCTCGGTGAAGGAATCTGTAGAGGCATTTATTGAAATAGGAAAAGAGGGCTTTTGCTAG
- a CDS encoding aminotransferase class I/II-fold pyridoxal phosphate-dependent enzyme, whose product MFHKISYGQNELDNLRKTLESGHIGSRGRNTIEVEVKLSKLLDHKKVLMTTSCTAALEMAVRLAKITVGDEVIVPTYTFPSTANAVLINGATPVLAPVDLSSLCITLDTIKQVRTSRTKAVMVVHYGGMSEDIEAISEYCKNENLVLIEDAAQALGSSYHGKPLGTFGDFGCFSFHQTKNETSGEGGALTINHGDEDLIKSAEIILEKGTNRIAFSRGEYDMYEWKSIGSSYSPSDLLMAFLSAQLDEFIDKLHKRKMQIKKYIEVFEALKVDGLSYFIGYQDEYLSETSSMMTRSNAHLFYLRFDTTHDADRFYKAMLEDEVEVRKHFVPLHQSAMGCQFKSAQCDLSSNDQLFDRIIRLPLYSDRSELEQLHDLSVLKNYFTGLKSCTAEEII is encoded by the coding sequence GTGTTTCATAAAATATCCTATGGACAAAATGAACTGGATAATCTGAGAAAAACCCTTGAGTCGGGCCATATAGGGTCTAGGGGAAGAAACACCATAGAGGTCGAAGTAAAACTTAGTAAGCTGCTTGATCATAAGAAGGTGTTGATGACGACATCCTGCACGGCGGCCCTTGAAATGGCTGTGAGACTTGCAAAAATAACTGTTGGTGATGAGGTGATCGTGCCGACGTATACCTTTCCAAGCACCGCCAATGCAGTACTCATAAACGGCGCTACACCTGTACTCGCTCCAGTAGACCTAAGTTCTTTATGTATCACTTTGGACACCATAAAACAAGTGAGAACTTCGCGTACAAAAGCGGTGATGGTCGTTCATTACGGGGGAATGAGTGAGGATATTGAGGCAATCAGCGAGTACTGTAAAAATGAAAACCTAGTGCTCATCGAAGATGCCGCCCAGGCGCTTGGATCGTCGTATCATGGAAAACCGCTCGGAACCTTTGGTGATTTCGGGTGTTTCAGTTTTCATCAGACTAAAAATGAAACCTCAGGCGAAGGTGGGGCGCTAACAATCAATCACGGGGACGAGGACCTGATAAAATCAGCGGAAATCATACTTGAAAAAGGAACGAACCGTATTGCCTTCAGTCGCGGCGAATATGATATGTATGAGTGGAAATCCATCGGTTCGAGTTACTCGCCATCGGATCTCTTGATGGCTTTTTTAAGCGCTCAACTGGATGAGTTTATTGATAAGTTACATAAGAGAAAGATGCAGATAAAAAAATATATTGAAGTCTTTGAAGCTTTAAAGGTAGATGGACTCAGTTACTTCATAGGCTATCAGGACGAGTACCTGAGTGAGACTTCAAGCATGATGACCCGATCGAACGCGCATCTGTTTTACCTTAGATTCGACACGACCCATGATGCAGATCGCTTTTACAAAGCTATGTTGGAAGATGAGGTAGAGGTAAGAAAACATTTCGTCCCCTTGCACCAATCGGCAATGGGCTGTCAGTTCAAGAGTGCCCAATGTGATTTATCGTCAAATGACCAACTCTTTGACCGCATTATCAGACTCCCACTGTATAGCGATAGGAGTGAATTGGAGCAGCTTCATGATCTATCTGTCTTAAAAAACTATTTTACTGGGCTCAAGTCATGTACTGCTGAGGAAATCATATGA
- a CDS encoding sulfurtransferase TusA family protein, which produces MIIIDCFGEICPIPLLKIKKHFATMAVGDQLLAKTDHICVVEAVEEFLDTTSATCQIDEPMLGVWEILIVR; this is translated from the coding sequence ATGATTATAATCGATTGTTTCGGTGAAATTTGTCCAATTCCATTACTGAAGATAAAAAAACACTTTGCCACCATGGCTGTAGGTGATCAGCTGCTTGCAAAGACCGACCATATTTGTGTGGTCGAGGCAGTAGAAGAGTTTCTAGACACCACTAGCGCCACTTGTCAGATTGATGAGCCGATGTTAGGCGTCTGGGAGATTCTAATCGTAAGATAA
- a CDS encoding YeeE/YedE thiosulfate transporter family protein: MFKALFNNLKDEPIYKQWFREPLTYVAGAVLLSIFQIVTLAATGNPWGVSGVFANWGAWIFEAVGGSVDKWYYFSSAGAQKTLEAGFLNHAGTMRNLGIIVGALFATLMASQFKIKKIKSMKQVIAAIVGGTLMGYGARIAFGCNIGALYSGIASLSLSGWVFAIGMFFGAVVGSKLLVKFFM; the protein is encoded by the coding sequence ATGTTCAAAGCCCTTTTTAATAATCTAAAAGATGAACCTATCTATAAGCAGTGGTTTCGTGAACCGCTTACCTATGTTGCCGGTGCCGTGTTGCTATCCATTTTTCAAATAGTAACGCTCGCAGCGACAGGTAATCCATGGGGTGTTTCCGGTGTCTTTGCAAATTGGGGCGCTTGGATTTTCGAAGCAGTTGGCGGCTCGGTGGATAAGTGGTACTACTTCTCCAGTGCAGGTGCGCAAAAGACACTTGAGGCGGGTTTTTTAAACCATGCCGGCACCATGAGAAATCTTGGTATTATCGTAGGTGCGCTGTTTGCCACCCTTATGGCTTCACAGTTCAAAATCAAAAAAATTAAATCCATGAAGCAGGTAATCGCTGCAATTGTCGGTGGAACCCTGATGGGCTATGGTGCACGAATTGCATTTGGTTGCAACATCGGCGCACTTTACAGTGGAATCGCATCACTTTCATTGTCTGGCTGGGTTTTTGCTATCGGTATGTTCTTTGGTGCTGTTGTTGGTAGCAAATTATTAGTAAAGTTCTTTATGTAA
- a CDS encoding glycosyltransferase: MKLSIIIPMYNSTNHIDLLLKTVEDATCQNEMFSDIEVILVNDGSTDDTVLAIQGWQSNKSWIILLNTKGNIGQQAATYEGMKQASGDVIATIDDDLKHSPYDIVKLAKGLNEGAQLIFGVNESCDVSKGRKWCSDKISHIIGSFYPILKGKRVSSFRCFTKELNKKAIRSKQPFIYVSCELLNHAGQVGNRTVSVYKKGTHASRYTLKKLVETTMKLIIYYHPIRRGMLK, from the coding sequence ATGAAGTTATCGATCATCATTCCAATGTACAATTCAACCAATCACATCGACCTTCTACTTAAAACAGTAGAAGATGCTACTTGTCAAAATGAAATGTTCAGTGACATCGAAGTCATCCTTGTCAACGACGGAAGCACCGATGATACAGTTCTTGCTATCCAAGGTTGGCAAAGTAACAAGTCTTGGATTATCCTTTTAAATACAAAGGGGAATATCGGCCAGCAAGCGGCAACTTATGAAGGAATGAAACAAGCGAGTGGAGATGTAATCGCAACGATTGATGATGATCTTAAGCACTCCCCATACGATATAGTTAAGCTTGCAAAAGGTTTGAATGAGGGAGCCCAGTTGATCTTTGGCGTCAATGAAAGCTGCGACGTAAGTAAAGGCAGAAAGTGGTGTTCTGATAAGATCAGTCATATCATAGGGAGCTTTTATCCGATACTGAAAGGAAAACGAGTCTCCAGTTTCCGGTGCTTCACAAAGGAGCTTAATAAAAAGGCGATAAGGTCTAAACAGCCCTTCATCTATGTCTCATGTGAGCTCTTGAACCATGCGGGGCAAGTAGGCAACAGGACTGTATCGGTTTATAAAAAAGGGACGCATGCATCAAGGTATACGCTGAAGAAGTTAGTAGAAACAACGATGAAACTCATCATCTACTATCATCCCATAAGAAGAGGTATGTTGAAATGA